A window from Candidatus Methylomirabilota bacterium encodes these proteins:
- a CDS encoding LysR family transcriptional regulator, with product MQLETLRLYCDIVRLHSFSRGAEQNFVSQSAASQAVQQLERDLGVALIDRTKRPFVVTAEGQALFTACRSLLDTWDKTRSAIAAVKARVDGTVRVAAIYSVGLHDMSHHLQRFMSLYPNARVQLECLHPHKVVEAVLADEADVGIMSYPPTDRALSVIPLRSEPMTFVCHPNHRLARRRMVMPADLSAERFVAFDRGLTIRRAIDRALRQHNVRPNIVMEFDNIETIKQAIMIAAGVSLLPRHTVEKEAGIRTLAIVPFGIPDLVRPVGIIHRRQKPLAPVVGRFIQLLSEQKGAETPAGAATARPG from the coding sequence ATGCAGCTGGAGACCCTGCGTCTGTACTGTGACATCGTTCGCCTGCACAGCTTCTCGCGCGGCGCCGAACAGAACTTCGTCTCCCAGTCCGCGGCCAGCCAGGCCGTCCAGCAGCTCGAGCGCGACCTGGGGGTCGCCCTCATCGATCGCACGAAGCGGCCGTTCGTGGTGACCGCCGAGGGCCAGGCGCTCTTCACCGCCTGCCGGAGCCTGCTCGACACCTGGGACAAGACCCGGTCGGCGATCGCTGCGGTGAAGGCCCGCGTGGACGGCACCGTGCGGGTTGCCGCGATTTATTCGGTGGGCCTGCACGACATGAGTCACCACCTGCAGCGCTTCATGTCGCTCTACCCGAACGCCCGGGTGCAGCTCGAGTGCCTGCACCCCCACAAAGTGGTGGAAGCCGTTCTCGCCGACGAGGCCGACGTCGGCATCATGTCCTATCCGCCAACGGACCGGGCCCTGTCCGTCATTCCGCTCCGCTCCGAGCCGATGACCTTCGTATGCCATCCCAATCACCGCCTGGCCCGGCGCCGGATGGTCATGCCGGCGGATCTGTCGGCCGAGCGTTTCGTGGCCTTCGACCGGGGGCTCACGATCCGCCGGGCCATCGATCGCGCGCTCCGCCAGCACAACGTCCGCCCCAACATCGTGATGGAGTTCGACAACATCGAGACCATCAAGCAGGCCATCATGATCGCTGCCGGAGTCAGCCTGCTGCCCCGCCACACGGTGGAGAAAGAGGCCGGGATCCGGACGCTGGCCATCGTGCCGTTCGGCATCCCCGATCTGGTGAGGCCGGTCGGGATCATCCACCGCCGGCAGAAGCCGCTGGCCCCGGTGGTCGGCCGGTTCATCCAGCTGCTCAGCGAGCAGAAGGGTGCCGAGACGCCCGCCGGGGCCGCAACGGCGCGGCCGGGCTAA